The Erythrobacter aurantius genome includes a window with the following:
- a CDS encoding CCA tRNA nucleotidyltransferase gives MNDALKSADWPRREGLRMLTAALGAEHIRWVGGAVRDTLLQMAVHDVDCATMHTPDRVIDLCAQAGIRTVPTGIDHGTVTAILADGPVEITTLRRDVATDGRRATVAFATEWREDAARRDFTINALYAHPETLEISDYFGGQDDLTARRVRFIGDARDRIAEDHLRILRYYRFQARFGAELDPEAEAACTAMAATLKGLSRERIAAELLALLALPDPHATLARMHEAGVLGVILPETGRAHLDALARLIRREDANAQAPAPIRRLASLLPPSPEVAEAVAARLRLSKAQRSRLVSASERLGSDAENPQTLAYNIGIEQAIDRLLLLDHDTAMITGWEPPAFPLKGGEIVARGVAAGPHVARLMQTVERRWVAEGFPDPDRIAQILDEELARG, from the coding sequence GTGAACGACGCACTCAAATCGGCTGACTGGCCCCGGCGGGAGGGGCTGCGTATGCTCACCGCCGCGCTGGGGGCGGAGCATATCCGCTGGGTCGGCGGAGCGGTGCGGGACACGCTGCTGCAAATGGCGGTCCACGATGTCGATTGCGCGACCATGCACACGCCGGACCGGGTGATCGACCTGTGCGCGCAGGCGGGGATACGCACCGTGCCGACGGGGATCGATCACGGCACCGTCACCGCGATCCTTGCCGATGGCCCGGTCGAAATCACCACCCTGCGCCGCGATGTCGCCACCGATGGCAGGCGCGCGACCGTCGCCTTTGCGACCGAATGGCGCGAGGACGCGGCGCGGCGCGATTTCACTATCAACGCGCTCTACGCCCATCCCGAAACGCTGGAGATTTCGGACTATTTCGGCGGCCAGGACGATCTGACGGCACGGCGGGTGCGGTTTATCGGCGATGCGCGTGATCGCATCGCCGAGGATCATCTGCGGATCCTGCGCTATTACCGGTTTCAGGCGCGGTTCGGGGCGGAGCTCGATCCCGAAGCCGAAGCCGCCTGCACCGCCATGGCGGCAACGCTTAAGGGCTTGAGCCGCGAGCGGATCGCGGCGGAGTTGCTGGCGCTTCTGGCGCTGCCCGATCCGCACGCGACGTTGGCGCGGATGCACGAAGCCGGGGTGCTGGGCGTGATCCTGCCCGAAACCGGCCGCGCGCATCTCGACGCGCTTGCCCGTTTGATCCGGCGCGAGGATGCCAATGCGCAGGCCCCCGCGCCGATCCGCCGCCTTGCCTCATTGTTGCCGCCCTCGCCCGAAGTGGCCGAAGCGGTCGCCGCACGGTTGCGCCTGTCAAAGGCACAGCGTTCGCGGCTTGTTTCAGCGAGCGAACGACTGGGCAGCGATGCCGAAAATCCGCAAACGCTGGCCTACAATATCGGCATCGAGCAAGCGATCGACCGGCTGCTGCTGCTCGACCATGACACCGCAATGATTACCGGGTGGGAGCCGCCCGCCTTCCCGCTGAAGGGCGGAGAGATCGTCGCGCGCGGGGTCGCCGCCGGGCCGCACGTCGCGCGGCTGATGCAGACGGTGGAACGCCGCTGGGTTGCCGAAGGGTTTCCCGATCCAGATCGCATTGCGCAGATTCTGGACGAGGAATTGGCGCGCGGCTGA
- a CDS encoding NUDIX hydrolase has translation MSDLFDHLADLYARGHAREAPYLIIDHRHAEGDRQTPAAVLIAVVDKPAGPSVLLTQRPRGMRDHPGQVALPGGKLEPGEDAVEAALREAKEELGIRAEDVRVIGATDLYLTGTGFAVTPVLAVVPDGLAIEPDPREVAAWFDPPLAHLLDPDNWIRRSAMWNGQERFYLDMQYGEFRIWGVTAAILFNLSRRIAWQS, from the coding sequence ATGAGCGATCTTTTCGATCATCTGGCAGACCTATACGCGCGCGGGCATGCCCGCGAGGCGCCGTACCTGATCATCGATCATCGCCATGCCGAGGGTGATCGGCAAACCCCTGCGGCGGTGCTGATAGCAGTCGTCGACAAGCCCGCCGGGCCAAGCGTGTTGCTGACACAGCGGCCACGCGGAATGCGCGATCATCCCGGGCAAGTCGCTCTGCCCGGAGGCAAGCTGGAGCCGGGCGAGGATGCCGTCGAAGCGGCCTTGCGCGAGGCGAAGGAGGAGCTTGGCATTCGGGCCGAAGACGTCCGCGTGATCGGCGCAACCGACCTTTACCTGACCGGCACGGGGTTTGCGGTGACGCCCGTTCTCGCGGTGGTGCCCGATGGCCTCGCGATAGAGCCTGACCCGCGCGAGGTCGCCGCGTGGTTCGATCCGCCGCTGGCGCATCTGCTCGATCCCGACAACTGGATCAGGCGCAGCGCGATGTGGAACGGGCAGGAACGCTTCTATCTCGACATGCAATATGGCGAATTTCGCATCTGGGGCGTGACCGCCGCGATCCTGTTCAACCTGTCGCGCCGGATCGCATGGCAGAGCTGA
- a CDS encoding DUF1285 domain-containing protein: MPYEPPPYLAELTLAQIAEQVAQRKLPPVEGWAPERVGDSQMRIAADGTWFHEGDPIQRPAMVRAFSGLLTRDEGGQHWLVTPFEKLSIEVEDAAFIATDCVRKDGDLAFRINTDELVIAGPDNPLRVAGDPDTPAIYLHVRRGCEARLNRSTYTQLAEIALETNGDDWIVSSQGALFSLKA, translated from the coding sequence ATGCCTTACGAACCACCACCCTACCTTGCCGAACTGACCCTGGCCCAGATTGCCGAGCAGGTGGCGCAGCGCAAGCTGCCCCCGGTCGAAGGCTGGGCGCCCGAACGGGTCGGCGACAGCCAGATGCGCATTGCCGCCGACGGAACATGGTTTCACGAAGGCGATCCGATCCAACGTCCGGCGATGGTGCGCGCCTTTTCCGGCCTGCTGACCCGTGATGAAGGTGGGCAGCACTGGCTCGTCACCCCGTTTGAGAAATTGAGCATCGAAGTCGAAGACGCCGCCTTCATCGCGACCGATTGCGTGCGCAAGGACGGCGACCTCGCTTTCCGCATCAACACCGATGAACTGGTGATCGCCGGGCCGGACAATCCCTTGCGCGTGGCGGGCGATCCGGACACTCCGGCAATCTATCTTCACGTGCGGCGCGGGTGCGAGGCGCGGCTGAACCGTTCGACCTATACCCAGCTTGCCGAAATCGCGCTCGAAACCAATGGCGACGACTGGATCGTGTCGAGCCAGGGTGCGCTGTTTTCGCTGAAGGCGTGA
- a CDS encoding GNAT family N-acetyltransferase — protein MNQTATLIPLVAVDPEMIEQVLDRAFGPDRHARTAYRIREGMDWLEALSFAALDEDEMLVGTIQCYPIALFDREGRGVPLVMVGPVAVLPERQGEGFGIGLMAAMLDAEANLAKSGMPPLAQVLIGDVEYYGRWGFSAASTGGWRCPGPYEQHRLLARGPALSAMPAEGMLGPWQG, from the coding sequence ATGAATCAGACCGCCACTCTCATCCCGCTTGTCGCGGTTGATCCCGAGATGATCGAGCAAGTGCTCGACCGTGCCTTCGGCCCGGATCGTCACGCGCGCACCGCCTATCGCATCCGCGAAGGGATGGACTGGCTTGAAGCGCTCAGCTTTGCCGCGCTGGACGAAGACGAGATGCTGGTCGGCACGATCCAGTGTTATCCGATTGCGCTGTTCGATCGCGAAGGGCGCGGTGTCCCGCTCGTTATGGTCGGCCCGGTCGCCGTCTTGCCCGAAAGACAGGGCGAAGGGTTTGGCATCGGTCTGATGGCGGCAATGCTCGATGCAGAAGCAAACCTTGCGAAATCGGGCATGCCGCCGCTCGCGCAGGTGTTGATCGGGGATGTCGAATATTACGGGCGCTGGGGTTTCTCGGCGGCCTCAACGGGCGGCTGGCGTTGCCCCGGCCCTTACGAGCAGCACCGATTGCTGGCGCGCGGCCCCGCGCTGTCGGCGATGCCCGCCGAAGGCATGCTGGGACCGTGGCAAGGGTAA
- a CDS encoding PQQ-dependent sugar dehydrogenase: MKTFSKLAAALSLPALALASCANAENGETTQTATTEVSLTVTPMGEFERPWAIEFIPGTDWIAITEKEGALKLMHSANGQVVNVSGVPEVAFGGQGGLGDVAFLDSEAEVMGARTIYLSWAQLGEDGETRGAVVGRGKLDCTDPDTAQMLCAIEGLEVIWQQTPKVEGRGHYSHRITFSPDEQYMFVTSGDRQKQTPAQDMTNTLGTIVRLNLDGTPAAGNPFAEQGGVTAEIWSYGHRNLLGIDWDAQGRLWEVEHGPAGGDELNLVREGANYGWPTRSNGDNYNGVDIPDHTDDDGFTKPAIWWTPVIAPGDMVFYSGEMFADWQGDALIAGLASKALVHVAIEGETAREVGRYEVGDRLRSVTLAPDGSIFVAEDGEGGRVLRISK, encoded by the coding sequence ATGAAGACCTTTTCCAAACTTGCCGCCGCACTTTCCCTTCCCGCGCTCGCGCTCGCAAGCTGCGCCAATGCGGAAAATGGGGAAACCACCCAAACCGCCACGACTGAAGTCAGCCTGACCGTCACACCGATGGGCGAATTCGAACGCCCGTGGGCAATCGAATTCATCCCCGGCACCGACTGGATCGCCATCACCGAGAAAGAAGGCGCGCTCAAGCTGATGCACTCTGCCAACGGGCAGGTGGTCAATGTCAGCGGAGTGCCCGAAGTCGCCTTTGGCGGTCAGGGCGGCCTCGGCGATGTGGCGTTTCTGGACAGCGAAGCCGAAGTAATGGGCGCACGCACCATCTATCTCAGCTGGGCGCAGCTCGGCGAAGACGGGGAGACACGCGGTGCAGTGGTCGGGCGCGGAAAGCTCGACTGCACCGATCCCGACACCGCGCAAATGCTCTGTGCCATTGAAGGGCTGGAAGTAATCTGGCAGCAGACCCCCAAGGTCGAGGGGCGCGGGCATTATTCGCACCGCATCACCTTCTCGCCCGACGAACAATACATGTTCGTCACCAGCGGTGATCGCCAGAAACAGACCCCGGCACAGGACATGACCAACACGCTGGGCACGATCGTGCGGCTGAACCTCGACGGCACCCCGGCAGCGGGCAATCCCTTTGCCGAACAAGGCGGCGTGACGGCGGAAATCTGGTCTTACGGCCATCGCAACCTTCTCGGCATCGATTGGGATGCACAAGGTCGCCTGTGGGAAGTCGAGCACGGCCCGGCAGGCGGTGACGAGCTCAATCTGGTGCGCGAAGGCGCGAATTACGGCTGGCCGACGCGTTCCAACGGGGACAATTACAACGGCGTCGACATTCCCGACCACACCGATGACGACGGCTTTACCAAGCCGGCAATCTGGTGGACCCCGGTGATCGCGCCGGGCGACATGGTGTTCTATTCGGGCGAGATGTTCGCCGACTGGCAGGGTGACGCGCTGATCGCAGGCCTTGCCAGCAAGGCATTGGTCCACGTTGCCATCGAAGGCGAAACCGCCCGCGAAGTCGGCCGCTACGAAGTGGGCGACCGCCTGCGTTCGGTGACGCTGGCACCGGACGGCAGCATCTTCGTGGCCGAAGACGGCGAAGGCGGGCGTGTGCTGCGGATTAGTAAGTAA
- a CDS encoding ribonuclease HII codes for MLQVTPDPSFGCPPSLRAPFVIGVDEAGRGPLAGPVVAAAVVVGAGLPAGVGDSKTLSAKRRAKLDEGIRASCAWAVAVVEPEEIDRINIFQATMEAMTRCVRDLCALLPDAPQEVLIDGNQTPERRCAEWRWPARAIIGGDGREVAIGAASIIAKEWRDRLMIEAAVRHPEYGWDRNKGYGTREHMEALRVHGPTPLHRHSFAPVAQANLL; via the coding sequence ATGCTTCAGGTAACTCCCGATCCTTCATTTGGTTGCCCCCCATCCTTGCGCGCGCCGTTTGTCATCGGGGTGGACGAGGCAGGGCGAGGGCCGCTGGCAGGGCCGGTGGTGGCCGCCGCCGTGGTCGTGGGGGCGGGACTACCCGCTGGTGTGGGGGATTCCAAGACGCTTTCCGCCAAGCGCCGGGCAAAGCTCGACGAAGGTATCCGCGCCTCCTGCGCATGGGCGGTGGCGGTGGTGGAACCGGAAGAGATCGACCGGATCAACATTTTCCAGGCGACAATGGAGGCGATGACGCGGTGTGTGCGCGATCTGTGCGCGCTTTTGCCCGATGCCCCGCAGGAAGTGCTGATCGACGGCAACCAGACGCCCGAAAGGCGCTGCGCCGAATGGCGCTGGCCCGCGCGTGCGATCATCGGCGGGGACGGCCGCGAAGTGGCGATCGGCGCGGCGTCGATCATCGCCAAGGAGTGGCGCGACCGGCTGATGATCGAAGCCGCAGTGCGCCATCCCGAATATGGTTGGGATCGCAACAAGGGCTATGGAACGCGCGAGCACATGGAAGCGTTGCGTGTGCATGGACCCACACCCTTGCACCGCCACAGCTTTGCCCCCGTCGCGCAGGCAAACCTTTTGTGA
- a CDS encoding calcium/sodium antiporter: MLEAILLSLGGLVGLAIGGELLVRGAVGIAQKLGVSTLFTGLVIVGFATSMPEMVASVQAALSGSPGIAWGNIVGSNIANTLLILGASALIMPIALSGIGRRDAVVALAVTLLLWGLALTQIGAVWIGIALLGLIVAYIVWRYRHPGAAPVDEVGDDDQPQSGVIAFGLFAVGLAILVAGGNALVTGAISLATIFKVPETVIGLTIVAVGTSLPELAASIAAALRGKSGLALGNVVGSNIYNILLIGGATMTIAPSPVSADLAGLQMALLTASAVMLLALLWFARSIGRMIGAVLVAAFAANVVFVFS, encoded by the coding sequence ATGCTTGAAGCGATACTACTCAGTCTGGGCGGGCTTGTCGGCCTTGCCATTGGCGGCGAATTGCTGGTGCGCGGGGCCGTGGGCATCGCGCAGAAACTGGGCGTGTCGACGCTGTTCACCGGGCTGGTGATTGTCGGCTTTGCCACCAGCATGCCCGAAATGGTGGCGAGCGTGCAGGCCGCGCTGTCCGGTTCGCCGGGGATCGCGTGGGGCAATATCGTCGGGTCGAACATCGCCAACACGCTGCTGATCCTCGGCGCTTCGGCGCTGATCATGCCAATCGCGCTTTCGGGCATCGGGCGGCGCGATGCGGTGGTGGCGCTGGCGGTGACGCTGCTTTTGTGGGGGCTGGCGCTAACGCAGATCGGCGCGGTCTGGATCGGGATCGCGCTGCTGGGGCTGATCGTCGCCTATATCGTGTGGCGGTATCGCCATCCGGGCGCGGCACCAGTGGACGAGGTAGGGGATGACGACCAGCCGCAAAGCGGAGTGATCGCATTCGGCCTGTTCGCTGTCGGTCTGGCGATACTCGTGGCGGGCGGCAATGCGCTGGTGACGGGGGCGATCAGCCTTGCGACCATTTTCAAGGTGCCGGAAACCGTCATCGGCCTGACGATCGTCGCGGTCGGAACGTCGCTGCCCGAACTCGCCGCATCGATTGCCGCCGCGCTGCGGGGCAAATCGGGCCTTGCGCTGGGCAATGTCGTCGGCTCGAACATCTACAACATCCTGCTGATCGGCGGCGCAACCATGACCATCGCGCCAAGCCCGGTTTCGGCCGATCTAGCCGGGTTGCAGATGGCGCTGTTGACCGCCAGCGCGGTGATGCTGCTGGCGCTCTTGTGGTTCGCGCGGAGCATCGGGCGGATGATCGGCGCGGTGCTGGTCGCGGCATTCGCGGCGAATGTGGTGTTCGTCTTCAGCTGA
- a CDS encoding phage antirepressor KilAC domain-containing protein, which yields MTIAAIAEDLELTESRVNQIIRALKNRFEVDTQAGIVAAYQKALEAGLTQSEAQEDQGDAAGTGDESLVPQLLNTPHPLLYRLVAICVAALMLAVTLVALTQFAVTLNDALSANG from the coding sequence ATGACGATTGCTGCGATTGCCGAAGACCTCGAGCTGACCGAAAGCCGGGTCAACCAGATCATCCGGGCGCTCAAGAACCGCTTCGAAGTCGACACGCAGGCGGGCATCGTCGCGGCCTATCAGAAGGCGCTGGAAGCGGGCCTGACCCAGTCGGAAGCGCAGGAGGATCAGGGCGACGCAGCGGGCACGGGCGATGAAAGCCTTGTGCCACAGTTGCTCAATACACCCCACCCCTTGCTCTACAGGCTGGTGGCGATCTGTGTCGCGGCGTTGATGCTCGCAGTCACCCTTGTCGCACTGACTCAGTTTGCCGTCACCCTGAACGATGCGTTGAGTGCGAATGGCTGA
- a CDS encoding site-specific DNA-methyltransferase translates to METTKLRAKGATKAPQDTRALLPLGQILSGDCIEAMRSLPDNSVDCVFADPPYNLQLGGDLNRPDGSQVDAVDDHWDQFESFRAYDEFTRAWLTEARRVLKPDGSLWVIGSYHNIFRCGAIIQDLGFWILNDIVWRKTNPMPNFKGTRFTNAHETLIWASQGEKARYHFNYRAMKTLNDELQMRSDWVLPICSGGERLKEDGKKAHPTQKPEALLYRVLLATTEKGDVVLDPFFGTGTTGAVAKRLGREWIGCEREDFYRNVAMKRIEKELPLDESALTTMQSAKSAPKVAFGAVVETGLIKPGTQVFDKKRRWIATVRADGSLECGGKTGSIHGLGKDLQGAPSCNGWSFWHYEVDGDVKPVDAARELYRLANED, encoded by the coding sequence ATGGAAACAACAAAGCTGCGGGCAAAGGGGGCAACCAAGGCCCCGCAGGACACGCGTGCGCTCTTGCCACTGGGGCAGATCCTGTCCGGCGACTGCATCGAGGCGATGCGTTCGCTGCCCGACAATTCGGTCGACTGCGTGTTCGCCGATCCGCCCTACAACCTCCAGCTTGGCGGCGACCTGAACCGGCCCGACGGCAGCCAGGTCGATGCCGTGGACGATCACTGGGACCAGTTTGAATCGTTCCGCGCTTATGACGAATTTACAAGAGCTTGGTTGACGGAAGCGAGACGCGTTCTGAAGCCCGACGGGTCGCTGTGGGTGATCGGCAGCTATCACAACATCTTCCGGTGCGGCGCGATCATCCAGGACCTGGGCTTCTGGATCCTCAACGACATCGTGTGGCGCAAGACCAACCCCATGCCCAATTTCAAAGGCACACGATTCACTAATGCGCATGAAACGCTGATCTGGGCGTCGCAGGGTGAAAAGGCGCGCTACCACTTCAACTATCGCGCGATGAAAACGCTCAATGACGAGCTTCAGATGCGCTCCGACTGGGTGCTGCCGATCTGTTCGGGCGGCGAACGGTTGAAAGAAGACGGCAAGAAAGCGCATCCCACGCAAAAGCCGGAGGCGCTGCTGTACCGTGTGCTGCTGGCGACGACGGAAAAAGGCGACGTTGTGCTCGATCCGTTCTTTGGCACCGGCACCACCGGCGCGGTGGCAAAGCGTCTGGGCCGCGAGTGGATCGGCTGCGAGCGCGAGGATTTCTACCGCAACGTCGCGATGAAGCGGATCGAGAAGGAACTGCCGCTCGACGAAAGCGCTCTCACCACCATGCAAAGCGCCAAGAGCGCGCCCAAGGTCGCATTCGGCGCGGTGGTGGAAACCGGGCTGATCAAGCCGGGCACGCAGGTGTTCGACAAGAAACGCCGCTGGATCGCGACCGTGCGCGCCGACGGATCGCTGGAATGCGGAGGCAAGACGGGTTCGATCCACGGCCTCGGCAAAGACCTGCAAGGCGCCCCCAGCTGCAACGGCTGGAGCTTCTGGCACTACGAGGTCGACGGCGACGTAAAGCCGGTCGACGCGGCCCGCGAACTGTACCGTCTGGCGAACGAGGATTGA
- the folP gene encoding dihydropteroate synthase produces the protein MSAPKSTRVYLHPIGLAASPQAEDGAAIRLAGSMAYASRFALVVREGGQVTQRLLFGARGFDAALTSLDASLADEARLQWANLQKPHAPLQLGDRTIRLDQPQVMGVLNVTPDSFSDGGEFLEKPEAGQRHAAQMLEAGAAIIDIGGESTRPGGAATWEGDEIERVIPAVEYCAGMGAAISVDTRRAGVLEAALAKGAHMANDVSALRYDPRSLTLVTNAGCPVVLMHAPGTGDDLHQGGEYHDVVSEVFDFLKAQRARAIAAGVAEERIVLDPGIGFGKSLADNLALINALPLFHALGSPLLLGVSRKRMIGALSSEEPAHQRLGGSIALAMRGMDAGVHLLRVHDVPETVQARNVWRGMRDAALTDFGQLPA, from the coding sequence GTGAGCGCGCCGAAATCAACCCGGGTCTATCTCCACCCGATCGGCCTTGCCGCCAGTCCTCAGGCAGAGGACGGCGCGGCGATCCGGCTGGCGGGCAGCATGGCCTATGCCAGCCGCTTTGCGCTGGTGGTGCGCGAAGGCGGCCAAGTTACACAGCGCCTGTTGTTCGGCGCGCGCGGGTTTGACGCGGCGCTGACCAGCCTTGACGCATCGCTCGCGGATGAAGCGCGGCTGCAATGGGCGAACCTGCAAAAACCGCATGCTCCGCTGCAACTGGGGGATCGCACGATCCGCCTCGATCAGCCGCAGGTGATGGGTGTGCTCAACGTCACGCCTGACAGCTTCAGCGACGGGGGCGAGTTCCTCGAAAAGCCGGAGGCGGGCCAGCGCCACGCGGCGCAAATGCTCGAAGCCGGTGCGGCGATCATCGACATTGGCGGCGAGAGCACGCGTCCGGGCGGCGCGGCGACATGGGAAGGCGACGAGATCGAGCGGGTGATCCCTGCTGTCGAATATTGCGCCGGAATGGGCGCCGCGATCAGCGTCGATACGCGCCGCGCAGGCGTTCTGGAGGCGGCTCTGGCGAAGGGCGCGCATATGGCGAATGACGTGTCCGCGCTGCGTTATGACCCGCGCAGCCTGACTTTGGTGACGAATGCCGGATGCCCGGTGGTGCTGATGCACGCGCCGGGGACGGGCGATGATCTGCATCAAGGCGGCGAGTATCACGATGTCGTCAGCGAGGTGTTCGACTTCCTCAAGGCGCAGCGCGCGCGTGCGATTGCGGCTGGCGTCGCAGAGGAACGCATCGTGCTCGATCCCGGTATCGGCTTTGGCAAGAGCCTCGCGGACAACCTCGCTCTCATCAACGCGCTGCCGCTGTTCCATGCTTTAGGAAGCCCCCTATTGCTGGGGGTCAGCCGGAAACGGATGATCGGCGCGCTGTCGAGCGAGGAGCCTGCGCATCAGCGGCTTGGCGGATCGATTGCGCTGGCGATGCGGGGGATGGATGCTGGCGTCCACCTGCTGCGGGTGCATGACGTTCCCGAAACGGTGCAGGCGCGCAATGTGTGGCGCGGAATGCGCGATGCGGCGCTGACCGACTTTGGCCAGTTGCCCGCATGA
- a CDS encoding alkaline phosphatase D family protein codes for MRTTSLLGLGTALAALVAAPLMAGAQQDHSAHAGHAAHWQHAGQSGHSGHSGHAGGQGDHPRHGDGHVPMYAEDLLAAYYARLESRVELPVAPVNVSLAPDTVITRLAFGSCNHQSRSQAYWDVIARTNPQAFLMIGDNNYGDSNWSGDAALTTLREAYGLQARTPELAAFRAKVPMMATWDDHDYGMNDAGASFAFRTWSEKIFETFWGSSDAVKSRPGIYDSVIVGKDGQRTQIIMLDTRFFRSDLDRMDYTPERPPLGPYVPSDDASRTVLGDAQWQWLEQELAKPADFRIIVSSIQVITDAHDYEAWENLPLERERLYRVLAGREESGMVLLSGDRHAGGIYTASPEAAGGEQIWELTSSSLNYSFSSTAQNTAREPDPTRVTDFISEENFGLVEIDWAARTFTMTMRGAVEGEERVKRTVSW; via the coding sequence TTGCGCACCACCTCGCTCCTCGGCCTTGGAACCGCACTCGCCGCGCTTGTCGCCGCTCCGCTGATGGCGGGCGCGCAGCAGGATCACTCCGCCCATGCCGGGCATGCCGCGCACTGGCAGCATGCGGGGCAATCCGGGCATTCCGGGCATTCAGGACATGCGGGCGGGCAGGGGGATCACCCGCGCCACGGCGATGGCCATGTGCCGATGTATGCCGAAGACCTGCTGGCCGCCTATTACGCCAGGCTGGAAAGCCGGGTGGAGCTGCCCGTCGCCCCGGTCAATGTCTCGCTTGCGCCCGATACGGTGATCACCCGGCTCGCCTTTGGCAGTTGCAACCACCAGTCGCGCTCGCAGGCCTATTGGGATGTGATCGCGCGCACCAATCCGCAAGCGTTCCTGATGATCGGCGACAACAACTATGGCGACAGCAACTGGAGCGGCGATGCCGCGTTGACAACGCTGCGCGAGGCGTACGGTTTGCAGGCGCGCACGCCCGAACTGGCGGCGTTCCGGGCGAAGGTGCCGATGATGGCGACCTGGGACGATCACGATTACGGGATGAACGATGCAGGGGCGAGCTTCGCCTTCCGCACCTGGTCGGAGAAGATCTTCGAGACGTTCTGGGGATCGTCGGACGCGGTGAAATCGCGTCCGGGCATCTATGACAGCGTGATCGTGGGCAAGGATGGCCAGCGCACGCAGATCATCATGCTGGATACGCGCTTCTTCCGCTCCGATCTCGATCGCATGGACTACACGCCCGAACGCCCGCCGCTTGGCCCCTATGTCCCAAGCGATGATGCCTCGCGCACGGTGCTGGGCGATGCGCAGTGGCAATGGCTGGAGCAGGAACTGGCGAAGCCCGCAGACTTCCGCATCATCGTCTCCTCGATCCAGGTGATCACCGACGCGCATGATTACGAGGCGTGGGAGAACCTGCCGCTGGAACGCGAGCGGCTTTACCGCGTGCTGGCCGGGCGTGAGGAAAGCGGGATGGTGCTGTTGTCGGGCGATCGCCATGCCGGGGGCATTTACACCGCCTCGCCCGAGGCGGCCGGCGGTGAGCAGATCTGGGAGTTGACCAGTTCCTCGCTCAACTACTCCTTCTCCAGCACCGCGCAGAACACCGCGCGCGAACCCGATCCGACACGGGTGACGGACTTCATCTCGGAAGAGAACTTCGGCCTTGTCGAGATCGACTGGGCCGCGCGCACCTTCACCATGACGATGCGCGGTGCGGTGGAAGGCGAGGAACGGGTTAAGCGGACGGTTTCGTGGTGA
- a CDS encoding SDR family NAD(P)-dependent oxidoreductase, with translation MTDIQDFAGRTALVTGAASGIGAACAKALAARGAERLVLVDVDPQGMAALDLKCEVKAVVGSVADEALWADLEPRLTGLDHAVVNAGIGAGGPLADIALSEWRRVMDVNLDGAFLTLRTALRAMKAGGKGGSIVITSSTTGVKPVPGIGPYGVSKAAVSHMARIAARENAEHAIRVNAIAPGGVDTAIWESSPDFLAAVESQGREATLKAMAGTTPLGRFATPDQIASDILYMLSDAGSNLTGHVLVSDGGFTL, from the coding sequence ATGACGGACATTCAGGACTTCGCCGGGCGCACCGCGCTCGTCACCGGGGCTGCATCGGGGATCGGTGCGGCATGTGCAAAGGCGCTTGCGGCGCGCGGAGCGGAGAGGCTGGTGCTCGTCGATGTCGACCCGCAGGGGATGGCGGCTTTGGACCTCAAGTGCGAGGTCAAAGCGGTGGTCGGCAGCGTCGCGGACGAGGCGCTGTGGGCCGATCTCGAACCTCGCCTTACCGGGCTCGACCATGCGGTCGTCAACGCCGGGATCGGCGCGGGTGGGCCGCTGGCCGACATCGCCCTGTCCGAATGGCGCCGGGTGATGGACGTCAACCTCGACGGGGCATTCCTCACGCTGCGCACAGCCCTGCGCGCGATGAAGGCGGGCGGCAAAGGTGGCAGCATCGTCATCACTTCCTCCACCACCGGAGTGAAGCCCGTGCCCGGCATCGGCCCCTATGGCGTGTCCAAGGCCGCCGTCTCGCACATGGCCCGCATCGCCGCGCGCGAGAACGCCGAGCACGCGATCCGCGTCAACGCCATCGCGCCGGGCGGGGTCGATACCGCCATCTGGGAAAGCTCCCCCGACTTCCTCGCCGCGGTCGAATCCCAAGGCCGCGAAGCGACGCTGAAGGCGATGGCCGGGACAACACCGCTTGGCCGCTTTGCCACCCCCGACCAGATCGCGAGCGACATTCTCTACATGCTCTCCGATGCCGGATCGAACCTGACCGGGCACGTGCTGGTATCGGACGGCGGCTTTACCCTCTGA